From a single Bacillus pseudomycoides DSM 12442 genomic region:
- a CDS encoding TetR/AcrR family transcriptional regulator — protein MEDRQSFITEARREQIIKAAVEVLREVGYVSTSLSKIAKKANISTGLISYHFSGKEDLMNNTLMYLVEQEWLFINARVSQKQASTEKLKAFIEASLAYQVINRTNNIALIEIVFNARTPDHIPYYLLEDDEEDLIKGLLQEILLQGQESKEFGDFNIQVTATIIQGSISESLISNQSKMSLENYSEELIKSILKIVK, from the coding sequence ATGGAAGACAGGCAATCTTTTATAACAGAAGCAAGAAGAGAACAAATAATTAAGGCCGCTGTTGAAGTTTTAAGAGAAGTTGGGTATGTAAGTACAAGTTTGTCGAAAATAGCAAAAAAAGCAAACATAAGTACAGGGTTAATTTCTTATCACTTTTCTGGTAAAGAAGATTTGATGAACAATACTTTAATGTATTTAGTTGAACAAGAATGGTTATTTATTAATGCAAGAGTTAGTCAAAAACAAGCATCTACAGAAAAATTAAAAGCATTTATCGAAGCAAGTTTAGCTTATCAGGTTATAAACCGAACAAATAATATCGCTTTAATTGAAATAGTTTTTAATGCACGAACACCAGATCATATTCCTTATTATTTACTAGAAGACGATGAAGAAGATTTAATAAAGGGTTTATTACAAGAAATTCTCTTACAGGGGCAGGAATCAAAAGAATTTGGAGATTTTAATATTCAAGTGACCGCAACAATTATTCAAGGTTCGATATCAGAATCTTTGATATCGAACCAAAGTAAAATGAGTTTAGAAAATTATAGTGAAGAATTGATAAAAAGCATATTGAAAATAGTTAAATAA
- a CDS encoding cytochrome P450 family protein, which produces MISKNELNFSLLAETQLASPMFKQKAYDIYKELRAFQPVYPLSLCEQGQGWLITRYEDAMALLKDARLMKNFENVFSKKEDVKVPFSLENRELLRNHMLNSDPPDHHRLRSLVQKAFTPQMILQLECRIQHIADALLNKVEHTHSINLVNDYAFPLPIMVISEMLGIPLEDQHKFRIWSQAIIDTPLRLEDVQKNNQKLEEFAEYIQYLVYKKRKNPTDDLISALIQAESEGIKLNASELYSTITLLIVAGHETTVNLIANMTLALLEHPVQLQKLLQNPDLIDSAIEEALRFYSPVELTTIRWTAEPFTMHGQDIQSKDRIIISLASSNRDEKIFSNADVFDVTRKNNRHIAFGYGSHFCLGASLARLESKIAISTLLRRMPNLQIQGEREQVKWKESYLMRSLEELPLQL; this is translated from the coding sequence ATGATTTCAAAAAACGAACTAAATTTTAGTCTCTTGGCAGAAACACAATTAGCTTCTCCAATGTTTAAACAGAAAGCATACGATATTTACAAAGAACTACGTGCCTTTCAACCTGTTTATCCTTTATCTCTATGCGAACAAGGACAAGGGTGGCTTATTACGAGATATGAAGATGCTATGGCTTTATTAAAAGATGCAAGATTAATGAAAAATTTTGAGAATGTATTTAGTAAAAAAGAGGACGTTAAAGTTCCTTTTTCGCTAGAAAATAGGGAGCTTTTAAGAAATCATATGTTAAACTCAGATCCCCCCGACCATCACCGTCTACGGTCACTTGTTCAAAAAGCATTTACTCCTCAGATGATTTTGCAACTTGAATGTCGAATTCAACATATCGCTGATGCTCTATTAAATAAAGTTGAACACACTCATTCAATAAATCTTGTAAACGATTATGCCTTTCCCTTACCCATTATGGTAATTAGTGAAATGTTAGGAATTCCTCTTGAAGATCAGCATAAATTTAGAATTTGGTCACAGGCGATCATTGATACTCCACTTCGACTAGAAGATGTTCAAAAAAATAATCAAAAATTAGAAGAATTCGCTGAATATATACAGTATTTAGTTTATAAAAAAAGAAAAAATCCTACAGACGATTTAATCAGTGCACTAATACAAGCGGAAAGTGAAGGAATAAAATTAAATGCATCAGAGTTATACTCGACAATTACGTTGCTTATTGTTGCTGGACATGAAACAACTGTAAACCTAATTGCCAATATGACACTAGCATTGTTAGAGCATCCAGTTCAATTACAAAAGCTTCTTCAAAACCCTGATTTAATCGATTCAGCTATTGAAGAAGCGTTACGATTTTACAGCCCCGTTGAATTAACTACTATACGTTGGACAGCAGAACCGTTTACAATGCATGGCCAAGATATTCAATCAAAAGATAGGATTATTATTTCACTAGCATCTTCTAACCGTGATGAAAAAATTTTTTCAAACGCTGATGTTTTTGATGTTACAAGAAAAAATAATCGTCATATTGCATTTGGTTATGGTAGTCACTTTTGTCTTGGAGCATCACTTGCTCGTTTAGAATCAAAAATCGCAATTTCTACATTATTACGCCGTATGCCAAATTTACAGATTCAAGGTGAAAGAGAGCAAGTGAAATGGAAAGAAAGCTATCTAATGAGGTCATTAGAAGAATTACCTTTACAACTTTAA
- a CDS encoding histidine phosphatase family protein, which yields MTTLGIIRHGSTHWNKEGRAQGNSNIPLDQAGLSEAYKLAERLATEKWDVIYSSDLLRAKQTAEAIEKNIENIQIHLEPRLREVSGGQIEGTTEDERISKWGDNWRELDLGIESADSVKARAIPFIEEITYKYPNKNILIVSHGSFIKQLLKELVPHLSMIESPKNTSITKIIKIENGWDPELYNCTVHLD from the coding sequence ATGACTACACTCGGTATTATCCGGCATGGCAGCACACATTGGAATAAAGAAGGTAGAGCACAAGGAAATTCAAATATTCCACTTGATCAAGCTGGATTATCTGAAGCTTATAAACTTGCAGAACGTTTAGCTACAGAGAAGTGGGATGTAATCTACTCTAGCGATTTATTAAGAGCGAAACAAACTGCTGAGGCAATAGAAAAAAACATTGAAAATATACAAATCCATTTAGAGCCTAGACTTCGCGAAGTAAGCGGTGGACAAATTGAAGGAACAACCGAAGACGAACGAATTTCGAAGTGGGGAGATAATTGGAGAGAGCTTGATTTAGGAATCGAAAGTGCTGATAGCGTTAAAGCAAGAGCTATACCTTTTATTGAAGAAATTACATATAAATATCCTAACAAAAACATCTTAATCGTTAGTCATGGCTCATTCATTAAGCAGCTTCTCAAAGAATTAGTACCTCATTTGAGCATGATAGAATCTCCTAAAAATACATCAATAACTAAAATTATAAAAATAGAGAACGGATGGGATCCAGAATTATATAATTGCACGGTACATTTAGATTAA
- a CDS encoding VanZ family protein, which translates to MKEFENYIECIVKKTNLDRSAREELAIELLDHLISLKEEYVKQGMSIEQAKQLAIQHFGEPDSIGGELQKSIFPYEKFIKRSAWSLFVPYILFFIWYQYLGNSVGREWFLRIIEQFSRNHDVMWLLRTFIDITPFYTLFLYNIPGYWIAHAVKPIILLIPLGFLIPILFHRFRSSKAAFMLFVKLTLSIELLYIVMLVGTFDTTSIIFHLVGLLVGFMGWKLLQKLQIKKFLTPSNMNYVK; encoded by the coding sequence ATGAAAGAGTTTGAAAATTACATAGAATGTATTGTAAAAAAGACTAATCTAGATAGGTCAGCCCGTGAGGAACTAGCTATAGAATTACTTGATCATCTTATTAGTTTAAAGGAAGAGTATGTTAAACAAGGAATGTCTATAGAGCAAGCAAAACAATTGGCGATACAACATTTTGGAGAACCAGATTCTATTGGAGGGGAGCTTCAAAAATCTATTTTTCCATATGAAAAATTCATAAAGCGTTCTGCATGGTCTCTATTTGTTCCTTATATATTATTCTTTATTTGGTATCAGTACTTAGGAAATAGCGTTGGTCGTGAGTGGTTTCTTAGGATTATTGAGCAATTTTCAAGAAATCATGATGTAATGTGGTTGCTTCGCACTTTTATTGATATTACACCTTTCTATACCCTTTTTCTATATAACATACCTGGTTATTGGATAGCTCATGCAGTTAAACCAATTATCTTATTGATTCCATTGGGATTTTTAATTCCTATTCTATTTCATAGGTTCCGCTCTTCTAAAGCAGCTTTTATGCTCTTTGTTAAATTAACTTTAAGCATTGAGTTGTTGTATATTGTCATGTTAGTAGGTACTTTTGACACTACTAGTATTATTTTTCATTTGGTTGGCCTCTTAGTTGGGTTTATGGGATGGAAATTACTACAGAAACTGCAGATTAAAAAATTCCTTACACCATCTAATATGAACTATGTGAAGTGA
- a CDS encoding YqeB family protein, with protein MIESETFLGHSKPQKVIIVLVPMILGGLIGWFVPIIANWILKLPVVPMEKLILLITFFNSLWVSSIATVIGTIAGLLLGFIILNESIEVTISYNNLQLKFGEKIIIIDKKDILAIYIENKHLIILGQKSNELYREVIEVKKDTVREAFNKHQYSWNETDPFGSEYERWALGHTDFPEKINVLLYARDRALKEKKKADAKYLREDLAQLGAVIRDEKNGQYVRLAQNANFDV; from the coding sequence ATGATAGAAAGCGAAACATTTCTTGGACATAGTAAGCCCCAAAAAGTAATTATTGTTTTAGTACCCATGATATTAGGTGGTTTGATTGGTTGGTTTGTTCCCATCATTGCCAATTGGATACTAAAACTTCCAGTAGTTCCAATGGAGAAGTTGATTTTACTCATTACATTCTTTAACAGCTTATGGGTTTCAAGTATTGCCACCGTTATTGGAACAATAGCAGGTTTATTATTGGGTTTTATTATTTTAAATGAGAGTATCGAAGTCACAATTTCCTACAATAATTTGCAACTAAAATTTGGAGAAAAAATAATTATCATTGATAAAAAGGACATTTTAGCAATCTATATAGAAAATAAGCATTTAATTATCCTTGGGCAAAAGAGTAATGAATTATATAGAGAAGTTATTGAAGTGAAGAAGGATACTGTACGAGAAGCTTTTAATAAGCATCAATATTCATGGAATGAAACTGATCCATTTGGTAGCGAATATGAGCGATGGGCTTTAGGACATACTGATTTTCCCGAAAAAATTAATGTATTACTTTATGCTAGAGACCGTGCATTGAAAGAAAAGAAAAAGGCAGATGCTAAATATCTACGAGAAGATTTAGCTCAGTTAGGAGCTGTCATTAGAGATGAAAAAAATGGTCAGTACGTGAGACTTGCCCAAAATGCTAATTTTGATGTTTAG
- a CDS encoding aldehyde dehydrogenase, producing the protein MVDNIQQLIQEHRQFSHNDYTKSLQFRLKQLEKLKISIQQYENQVLSALYQDLHKSEFEAYAAEIGFTLNSINFIMKYLKQWMKPQKVKTPIHFLPSKSYIIKEPYGTVLIIGPFNYPFQSLIEPLIGAIAAGNCVVLKPSENAPNVSTVINKIISETFDKQYIRVIEGDRETTSLLIHAPFDYIFFTGSVQVGKIVMEAAAKNLVPVTLELGGKGPAIVDETANLDIAAKRIIWGKFINAGQSCIAPDYVIAHKSVKVKLISKMKEIITRFYGSDVSKSNDYGRIVNERQFDRLISILEKDQNHIIFGGNSSRSHLYIEPTLLEVKSWDDAAMKEEIFGPILPIMEYNDLDGVIHMVNNHPKPLALYVFTENKNVEKQVLGRISFGGGCVNDTMSHMANLHLPFGGVGNAGFGSYHGKHSFDTFTHRKSILKKSSRIDLGFVFPPYRNKIKILRKIFK; encoded by the coding sequence ATGGTTGATAATATTCAACAACTTATTCAAGAGCATAGACAATTTTCCCATAATGATTATACAAAAAGTCTTCAATTCCGCCTTAAACAGTTAGAAAAATTAAAAATTTCTATTCAACAATATGAAAATCAAGTGCTGAGCGCATTATATCAAGATTTACACAAAAGCGAGTTTGAAGCTTATGCTGCAGAAATTGGTTTCACATTAAACAGTATCAACTTTATAATGAAATACCTAAAACAGTGGATGAAACCACAAAAAGTAAAAACACCTATTCACTTTTTACCTTCCAAAAGCTACATAATAAAAGAGCCATATGGTACAGTGCTAATTATTGGACCTTTTAATTATCCATTCCAATCATTAATTGAACCTCTTATTGGGGCAATTGCGGCAGGAAACTGTGTAGTTCTCAAACCTTCAGAAAATGCACCAAATGTTTCAACTGTAATTAACAAAATAATAAGTGAAACGTTTGATAAGCAATATATTCGTGTAATTGAAGGAGACAGAGAAACAACTTCTTTATTAATTCATGCACCATTTGACTATATCTTTTTTACTGGTAGCGTTCAAGTTGGAAAAATTGTCATGGAAGCCGCGGCAAAAAATCTTGTACCAGTAACATTAGAACTTGGTGGAAAAGGACCAGCTATTGTCGATGAAACAGCTAACCTCGATATAGCAGCCAAACGTATTATCTGGGGAAAATTCATAAACGCTGGGCAATCCTGTATTGCACCCGATTATGTTATTGCACACAAATCTGTTAAGGTAAAACTAATTTCGAAGATGAAAGAAATAATCACCCGCTTTTATGGATCGGATGTATCAAAAAGCAATGATTATGGTCGAATTGTCAATGAGAGACAATTTGATAGACTTATTTCTATATTAGAAAAAGACCAAAATCATATAATATTTGGTGGAAATTCATCTAGAAGTCATTTATATATTGAACCAACACTTCTTGAAGTAAAATCATGGGATGATGCAGCTATGAAAGAAGAAATTTTCGGACCAATTTTACCAATTATGGAGTACAACGATTTAGATGGGGTCATTCACATGGTTAACAACCATCCTAAACCGTTAGCCTTGTATGTGTTTACTGAAAATAAAAATGTTGAAAAACAGGTATTAGGACGAATTTCTTTTGGAGGAGGATGCGTCAATGATACAATGTCACATATGGCTAATCTCCACTTACCCTTTGGTGGAGTAGGAAATGCAGGGTTCGGTTCCTATCATGGCAAACATAGTTTTGATACTTTTACACATCGTAAAAGCATTTTAAAGAAAAGCTCAAGGATAGATTTAGGGTTTGTATTTCCACCGTATAGGAACAAAATTAAAATTTTGCGAAAGATTTTTAAGTAA
- a CDS encoding GNAT family N-acetyltransferase, translating into MEVTIRAVEIQDARAIHRICIQNDVLPYMVFLPSMRVDAMENRIRNLAPNQFEFVAEYDGKVVGFIGLTQGQGRRSHSGDLFIGVDSEYHNKGIGKGLMTKMLDLTDNWLMLERVELGVLEINPGAKVLYEKFGFREEGIKRGNLK; encoded by the coding sequence ATGGAGGTTACGATTCGTGCAGTAGAAATACAAGATGCTAGAGCAATTCATCGTATATGCATACAAAATGATGTTTTACCATATATGGTTTTCTTGCCTAGTATGCGAGTGGATGCGATGGAAAATAGGATTCGAAATCTAGCGCCGAATCAATTTGAATTTGTTGCTGAGTATGATGGAAAAGTCGTTGGGTTTATTGGTTTAACGCAAGGGCAAGGACGAAGGTCACATTCGGGAGATTTATTTATCGGTGTAGATAGTGAATATCATAATAAAGGCATTGGGAAAGGTTTGATGACGAAAATGCTGGATCTTACAGATAATTGGTTAATGCTAGAGAGAGTAGAACTTGGTGTTTTGGAAATAAACCCTGGTGCAAAAGTACTATATGAAAAATTTGGATTTAGGGAAGAAGGTATAAAAAGGGGGAATCTAAAAG
- a CDS encoding PadR family transcriptional regulator has product MDKEMMKGSIDILVLSIISHHDTYGYEIIQKLKVQSNDVYHMSQGTLYPALKRMEQKNLIESYWGESESGMKRKFYRITKAGKQELEKKLDYWGQITALIQACRKGEFA; this is encoded by the coding sequence ATGGACAAAGAAATGATGAAGGGAAGCATTGATATACTTGTACTCTCTATAATTTCTCACCATGATACTTACGGTTATGAAATCATTCAAAAACTTAAAGTACAAAGCAATGACGTTTACCATATGAGTCAAGGCACACTATATCCAGCACTCAAACGAATGGAGCAAAAAAATTTGATTGAATCATACTGGGGAGAATCAGAAAGTGGAATGAAAAGGAAATTTTACCGTATTACTAAGGCTGGAAAGCAGGAACTAGAGAAGAAGCTGGATTATTGGGGACAAATCACTGCACTTATTCAAGCTTGTCGGAAAGGAGAATTCGCATGA